A section of the Cervus canadensis isolate Bull #8, Minnesota chromosome 8, ASM1932006v1, whole genome shotgun sequence genome encodes:
- the HMX3 gene encoding homeobox protein HMX3: MPEPGPDAPGTASAQPPPPPPPPPAPKESPFSIKNLLNGDHHRPPPKPQPPPRTLFAPASAAAAAAAAAAAAAKGALEGAAGFALSQVGDLAFPRFEIPAQRFALPAHYLERSPAWWYPYTLTPAGGHLPRPEASEKALLRDSSPASGTDRDSPEPLLKADPDHKELDSKSTDEIILEESDSEEGKKEGEAAPGAAGASVGAAAAAATPGTEDWKKGAESPEKKPACRKKKTRTVFSRSQVFQLESTFDMKRYLSSSERAGLAASLHLTETQVKIWFQNRRNKWKRQLAAELEAANLSHAAAQRIVRVPILYHENSAAEGAAAAAAGAPVPVSQPLLTFPHPVYYSHPVVSSVPLLRPV; this comes from the exons ATGCCGGAGCCCGGGCCGGACGCCCCCGGCACCGCTAGCGCGCAGCCCccaccgccgccgcccccgcctcccGCGCCCAAGGAGTCCCCGTTCTCCATCAAGAACCTACTCAACGGAGACCACCATCGGCCGCCCCCTAAGCCGCAGCCGCCCCCACGGACGCTCTTCGCTCCGGcctcagccgccgccgccgcggcagCCGCCGCGGCCGCTGCGGCCAAGGGAGCCTTGGAGGGAGCCGCGGGCTTCGCGCTCTCGCAGGTGGGCGACCTGGCTTTCCCCCGCTTTGAGATCCCGGCGCAGAGGTTTGCCCTGCCCGCGCACTACCTGGAGCGCTCCCCGGCCTGGTGGTACCCCTACACCCTGACCCCCGCCGGCGGCCACCTCCCGCGACCTGAAG CCTCGGAGAAGGCCCTGCTGCGAGACTCCTCCCCCGCCTCGGGTACCGACCGCGACTCCCCCGAGCCGCTGCTGAAGGCCGACCCCGACCACAAGGAGCTGGACTCCAAGAGCACGGACGAGATCATTCTGGAGGAGAGCGATTCGGAGGAAGGCAAGAAGGAGGGCGAGGCGGCGCCGGGCGCGGCCGGGGCAAGCgtgggggcggcggcggcggcggcgacgccCGGCACTGAGGACTGGAAGAAGGGCGCAGAGAGCCCGGAGAAGAAGCCCGCGTGCCGCAAGAAGAAGACGCGCACGGTCTTCTCGCGCAGCCAGGTCTTCCAGCTCGAGTCCACCTTTGACATGAAGCGCTACCTGAGCAGCTCGGAGCGCGCCGGCCTGGCCGCGTCCCTGCACCTCACCGAGACGCAGGTCAAGATCTGGTTCCAGAATCGCCGCAACAAGTGGAAGCGGCAGCTGGCGGCCGAGCTGGAGGCGGCCAACCTGAGCCACGCCGCGGCGCAGCGCATCGTGCGCGTGCCCATCCTCTACCACGAGAACTCGGCCGCCGAGGGCGCAGCGGCCGCGGCCGCGGGGGCCCCGGTGCCGGTCAGCCAGCCGCTGCTCACCTTCCCGCACCCCGTGTACTACTCGCACCCGGTGGTCTCGTCCGTGCCGCTGCTCCGGCCCGTCTGA